In Carettochelys insculpta isolate YL-2023 chromosome 31, ASM3395843v1, whole genome shotgun sequence, a single window of DNA contains:
- the LOC142004135 gene encoding low molecular weight neuronal intermediate filament-like yields the protein MSYSSDLLYPLSSYKKLFGESARLSSRVYGSSGAPRPAGYRAHHARESYSSSSSYRKLAAPSSLDHLELLSQSSAVSNELKIVRTNEKEQLQGLNDRFVTYIEKVHQLEQHNRLLEAEVSLLRQRQAEPSRLQQLYEQEIRELRSKVEELRHERDEAQLESQGLAQGLQRLREQCQEEARRREEAELALREYRKDVDRAALARLELEKKVESLLDEIAFLRKVHEEEVAELQASLQDAQVSVEVDVSKPDLTAALKEIRMQYEVLSARNQQSAEEWYKSKFANFTEEAARSNDSIRQAKEEITEYRRQLQARNIEIEALRSANESLERQLQEAEERSNGEIHHLQETINQLENALRTTKGEMARHLREYQDLLNVKMALDIEIAAYRKLLEGEETRLNTVNVGSTYGLGYTFSSSPFSSAKVFSSSTVTVRKEEKRDPQDSSKDPQLAEEPKPSAEDKPREEKVETSPAKN from the exons ATGAGCTACAGCAGCGACCTGCTCTACCCACTCTCCTCCTATAAGAAGCTCTTCGGGGAATCCGCTCGCCTCTCCAGCAGGGTCTACGGCAGCTCGGGTGCTCCCCGGCCGGCAGGCTACCGCGCGCACCATGCCAGGGAGTCctactcttcctcctcctcctaccgcAAGCTGGCCGCGCCCAGCTCCCTGGACCACCTGGAGCTGCTGTCGCAGTCCAGCGCGGTGAGCAACGAGCTGAAAATCGTGCGCACCAACGagaaggagcagctgcaggggctgaacGACCGCTTCGTGACCTACATCGAGAAGGTgcaccagctggagcagcacaaCCGGCTGCTGGAGGCCGAGGTCTCCCTGCTCCGCCAGCGCCAGGCGGAGCCCTCCCGCCTGCAGCAGCTCTACGAGCAGGAGATCCGCGAGCTGCGCTCCAAGGTGGAGGAGCTGCGGCACGAGCGGGACGAGGcgcagctggagagccaggggCTGGCGCAGGGGCTGCAGCGCCTGCGGGAGCAGTGCCAGGAGGAGGCGCGCCGGCGGGAGGAGGCCGAGCTGGCCCTGCGCGAGTACCGCAAGGACGTGGACCGCGCCGCCCTGGCGCGCCTGGAGCTGGAGAAGAAAGTGGAGTCGCTGCTGGACGAGATCGCGTTCCTCCGCAAGGTGCACGAGGAGGAGGTGGCGGAGCTGCAGGCCTCGCTGCAGGATGCGCAG GTCTCAGTGGAGGTGGATGTGAGCAAGCCAGACCTCACGGCCGCCTTGAAGGAGATCCGCATGCAGTATGAGGTCCTATCTGCCCGCAACCAGCAGTCCGCCGAAGAGTGGTACAAATCCAAGTTTGCCAACTTCACCGAGGAGGCGGCGCGTAGCAATGACAGCATCCGCCAGGCCAAGGAGGAGATCACGGAGTACAGGCGCCAGCTGCAGGCCCGCAATATCGAGATTGAGGCTTTGAGGAGTGCCAATGAGTCCCTGGAGAGGCAGCTCCAGGAAGCAGAGGAGAGGAGCAACGGGGAAATCCATCACTTGCAG GAAACCATCAACCAGCTGGAAAATGCTCTAAGAACAACCAAGGGCGAGATGGCGCGTCACCTCCGAGAGTATCAAGATCTGCTGAACGTGAAGATGGCCCTGGACATTGAAATAGCCGCGTACAG GAAATTACTGGAAGGGGAGGAGACACGGCTGAACACCGTCAATGTTGGAAGCACCTATGGCCTGGGCTACACCTTCTCCTCCAGCCCTTTCTCCAGTGCAAAAGTCTTCTCCAGCAGCACCGTCACTGTCCGGAAGGAGGAGAAGCGAGACCCGCAGGACAGCAGCAAGGACCCCCAACTTGCAGAGGAGCCCAAGCCTTCTGCAGAAGATAAACCCAGAGAAGAAAAGGTAGAAACCAGCCCAGCCAAGAACTAA